In Streptomyces sp. NBC_01717, one DNA window encodes the following:
- a CDS encoding LamG-like jellyroll fold domain-containing protein, with translation MACTAALLIPLGATLVPAAAAAPAATVPASAASTATAKAFADDDPTADVHGLKGEYFRMSAPGARDFAELGGVALDPEINFPGLTGAFESTTGRTENTTARWTGSITAPETGDYTFAASGDNGFRLSIDGNVVIDHWLPDWDNEQTSKPVSLTAGEPHQIRLEMFQDTGGANMFLRWSSAKLKKQIVPESAFTPPADFEVYPVALSVAEDGKRLQATFEDEVENVGSVQDHLVIEADTSPMPVKSVAKASNNSHAVIVDLTAPVQKGQQVRVAYDGKGGLQAGDETVPQISRTAKNLSMHRLTTTWGDKLDRNHPLPEYPRPQQVRDRWKNLNGPWEFAGATADEQPVFGKKLGERITVPFPVESQLSGLERHEDHMFYRKLVTVPKSWSVGKGKDGKRLKLNFGAVDYRSVVWVNGTKVAEHTGGYTSFSADITDAIKGRGPQEIVVAVTDTTGPDQPKGKQSSNPGGIVYTPSSGIWQTVWMEPVAAASVDSLTTTPDIDRSTLALTVNAAAASSDARVTAVARDTKGRVVGTVSGRANTPLSLPVSKQHLWTPDDPYLYDLDVTLTDGRSKDTVDSYFGMRSIGIAKVGGYQKLVLNGKPFYSLAMLDQGFWPDGLYTQPSDAALTFDLKAQKDLGFNAVRKHIKVESARWYYHADQLGLLVWQDFVSSDITGEKGQQAFLSQGKQMMQQLHNSPSIGGWIVFNEGWGEWDRTETGKIAESVKAADPSRVVNAHSGVNCCSSKGDSGKGDIIDHHDYLNREAPFPDDRAAMDGEHGGFTLRTPGHMWPGAPAAIYSGVADKDALTAKYVDNTRTYYLAAANAELSGSVYTQVSDLENELNGLWTYDRREIKVDPKKVRQINEQVIAAGAAAGHRDEVKGGAGWPLDEGRGTTSADLGPNHSSLTLSEGTTWTPGVHGSALKFNGQGQYAQTSGPAVDTTGNYTVSAWVSLDSLPGNYATAVSQDGRRTENPFYLQYGQGAFAFSTPGGHRARLEMKPELGTWYHLVGVRDGDEVKLYLDGKLVSTTEAGPADVSTGPLSVGRAQYAAEKGDFWNGSIDQVSVFDRALTADEVSALHDSEQS, from the coding sequence ATGGCCTGTACGGCCGCGCTGCTGATTCCCCTCGGGGCCACTCTGGTCCCTGCCGCTGCGGCCGCCCCTGCTGCCACCGTCCCCGCGAGCGCCGCATCGACCGCCACCGCGAAGGCCTTCGCCGACGACGACCCGACCGCCGATGTGCACGGGCTGAAGGGCGAGTACTTCCGGATGTCCGCCCCGGGCGCCCGCGACTTCGCCGAGCTCGGTGGGGTCGCACTCGACCCGGAGATCAATTTTCCGGGTCTGACCGGGGCGTTCGAGTCCACTACGGGCAGGACGGAGAACACCACAGCCCGCTGGACCGGCAGCATCACAGCCCCCGAGACGGGTGACTACACCTTCGCCGCCAGCGGCGACAACGGCTTCAGGCTCTCCATCGACGGAAACGTCGTCATCGACCACTGGCTGCCGGACTGGGACAACGAGCAGACCAGCAAGCCCGTCTCGCTGACTGCGGGCGAGCCGCACCAGATCCGCCTGGAGATGTTCCAGGACACCGGCGGCGCCAACATGTTCCTGCGCTGGTCCAGTGCGAAGCTCAAGAAGCAGATCGTTCCCGAGTCCGCCTTCACGCCGCCGGCCGACTTCGAGGTCTACCCGGTCGCGCTGAGCGTTGCGGAGGACGGCAAGCGCCTGCAGGCGACCTTCGAGGACGAGGTCGAGAACGTCGGCTCCGTGCAGGACCACCTTGTCATCGAGGCCGACACCTCGCCCATGCCGGTGAAGTCCGTGGCCAAGGCGTCCAACAACTCCCACGCCGTGATCGTGGACCTGACCGCGCCCGTCCAGAAGGGCCAGCAGGTCCGGGTGGCGTACGACGGGAAGGGCGGGCTCCAGGCCGGCGACGAGACGGTTCCCCAGATCAGCCGCACGGCGAAGAACCTCTCCATGCACCGGCTGACCACGACCTGGGGCGACAAGCTCGACCGCAACCACCCGCTGCCCGAGTACCCCCGCCCGCAGCAGGTGCGTGACCGGTGGAAGAACCTCAACGGCCCGTGGGAGTTCGCCGGCGCCACCGCCGACGAGCAGCCGGTCTTCGGCAAGAAGCTCGGCGAGCGCATCACCGTGCCGTTCCCGGTCGAGTCGCAGCTCTCCGGACTCGAACGCCATGAAGACCACATGTTCTACCGCAAGCTCGTGACCGTTCCCAAGAGCTGGTCCGTCGGCAAGGGCAAGGACGGCAAGCGGCTGAAGCTCAACTTCGGCGCCGTCGACTACCGGTCGGTGGTCTGGGTCAACGGCACGAAGGTCGCCGAACACACCGGTGGCTACACCTCCTTCAGTGCCGACATCACCGACGCGATCAAGGGCAGAGGCCCGCAGGAGATCGTCGTCGCCGTCACCGACACCACCGGCCCCGACCAGCCGAAGGGGAAGCAGTCCAGCAACCCGGGCGGCATCGTCTACACCCCGTCCTCCGGAATCTGGCAGACGGTGTGGATGGAGCCGGTCGCCGCGGCCTCCGTGGACTCGCTGACCACGACGCCGGACATCGACAGGAGCACCCTCGCCCTGACCGTCAACGCCGCCGCCGCTTCGTCCGACGCCCGCGTCACGGCGGTCGCCCGCGACACGAAGGGCCGGGTCGTCGGCACGGTCAGCGGCCGGGCCAACACCCCGCTGAGCCTGCCCGTCAGCAAGCAGCACCTCTGGACCCCCGACGACCCGTACCTCTACGACCTCGACGTCACCCTGACGGACGGCCGTTCCAAGGACACCGTCGACAGCTACTTCGGGATGCGCTCCATCGGGATCGCGAAGGTGGGCGGCTACCAGAAGCTCGTTCTCAACGGGAAGCCGTTCTACTCGCTCGCCATGCTGGACCAGGGATTCTGGCCCGACGGTCTCTACACGCAGCCCAGCGACGCCGCGCTCACCTTCGACCTCAAGGCACAGAAGGACCTCGGCTTCAACGCCGTGCGCAAGCACATCAAGGTGGAATCCGCCCGCTGGTACTACCACGCCGACCAGCTCGGCCTGCTGGTCTGGCAGGACTTCGTCTCCAGCGACATCACCGGTGAGAAGGGCCAGCAGGCCTTCCTCTCCCAGGGCAAGCAGATGATGCAGCAACTACACAACTCGCCGTCGATCGGTGGCTGGATCGTCTTCAACGAGGGCTGGGGCGAGTGGGACCGCACCGAGACCGGCAAGATCGCCGAGTCCGTCAAGGCCGCCGACCCGTCCCGCGTCGTCAATGCCCACAGCGGTGTCAACTGCTGCTCATCGAAGGGTGACTCGGGCAAGGGCGACATCATCGACCATCACGACTACCTCAACCGTGAGGCGCCGTTCCCGGACGACCGTGCCGCGATGGACGGTGAGCACGGCGGCTTCACGCTCCGTACCCCCGGACACATGTGGCCGGGGGCGCCGGCCGCGATCTACAGCGGTGTGGCGGACAAGGACGCCCTGACGGCCAAGTACGTCGACAACACCCGTACGTACTACCTGGCGGCAGCCAACGCCGAGCTGTCCGGCTCGGTCTACACCCAGGTCAGCGACCTGGAGAACGAGCTCAACGGACTCTGGACCTACGACCGGCGTGAGATCAAGGTCGACCCGAAGAAGGTACGGCAGATCAACGAGCAGGTCATCGCCGCCGGTGCGGCCGCCGGACACCGCGACGAGGTGAAGGGCGGCGCCGGCTGGCCGCTCGATGAGGGCAGGGGCACGACCTCCGCCGACCTCGGCCCCAACCACAGTAGCCTCACGCTGAGCGAGGGCACCACCTGGACACCTGGTGTGCACGGTTCCGCGCTGAAGTTCAACGGTCAGGGACAGTACGCCCAGACCAGTGGTCCGGCCGTCGACACCACCGGGAACTACACGGTCTCGGCATGGGTGTCGCTGGACTCGCTCCCGGGCAACTACGCGACCGCCGTGAGCCAGGACGGCAGGCGGACCGAGAATCCGTTCTACCTCCAGTACGGGCAAGGGGCCTTCGCGTTCAGCACGCCGGGCGGCCACCGGGCGCGGCTGGAGATGAAGCCGGAGCTCGGCACCTGGTACCACCTCGTGGGTGTGCGCGACGGTGACGAGGTGAAGCTCTATCTCGACGGCAAGCTCGTGTCGACCACCGAGGCCGGTCCCGCCGACGTCAGCACCGGGCCGCTCTCCGTGGGGCGTGCCCAGTACGCGGCGGAGAAGGGCGACTTCTGGAACGGTTCCATCGACCAGGTGAGCGTGTTCGACAGGGCTCTCACCGCCGACGAGGTGAGCGCACTCCACGACAGCGAGCAGTCGTAG
- a CDS encoding sugar ABC transporter ATP-binding protein, whose product MAPPEAVPRAPEATAPPAADTVLEARSVSKRFPGVVALDDVTFSLRAGETHALVGENGAGKSTLIKVLTGVYRPDEGELRMSGQQVRFARPFEAQQAGISTIYQEVNLVPLMSVARNIFLGREPKNRLGLIDFGRMHREAADLLDGFGVRVDPRRPLHTLGIGTQQMVALARAVSVNARVVVMDEPTSSLEPREVETLFRVIENLRGQGIAVLYVSHRMDELYRICDRVTVLRDGRHIHTGDLADLDRMQLVSMMLGRDLAEVRRNGTTGFAAEGHDAARTPVLTANGLSRDRQLHDISLSLYAGEVLGLGGLLGSGRSETAKALAGALSLDAGELTVGGRRLRRLTSAGAIRAGISLLPEDRKAEGIIPGLSVRENIVLAAMPRLSRAGVVSRTKQDRIVDIFMKRLRIKAASPEQKVGELSGGNQQKVLLARWLCLEPKVLLLDEPTRGIDVGAKAEVQSLIDDLAGEGLAVLLISSDIEELIEGADRIVVLRGGSVAGELTGDDVGESQLLEVLADHSPAPRSDVESAPAPTGKAPAAQEDPR is encoded by the coding sequence ATGGCACCACCCGAAGCAGTACCTCGGGCACCGGAGGCGACTGCCCCGCCCGCGGCCGACACCGTCCTCGAAGCCCGCTCGGTGAGCAAGAGGTTCCCGGGCGTCGTCGCTCTCGACGACGTGACCTTCTCCCTGCGCGCGGGGGAGACCCACGCGCTGGTGGGTGAGAACGGCGCCGGCAAGTCCACCCTGATCAAGGTACTGACCGGCGTGTACCGGCCCGACGAGGGCGAACTGCGGATGTCAGGCCAACAGGTCAGGTTCGCCCGGCCGTTCGAGGCCCAGCAGGCCGGAATCTCCACGATCTACCAGGAGGTGAACCTCGTCCCGCTGATGAGCGTGGCGCGCAACATCTTCCTGGGCCGCGAACCCAAGAACCGCCTCGGCCTCATCGACTTCGGCCGTATGCACCGCGAAGCGGCCGACCTGCTGGACGGCTTCGGCGTACGTGTCGATCCCCGGAGACCCCTGCACACCCTGGGCATCGGCACCCAGCAGATGGTCGCGCTGGCCCGCGCCGTCTCCGTCAACGCCCGGGTCGTCGTCATGGACGAGCCCACCTCCTCGCTCGAGCCGCGCGAGGTCGAGACGCTCTTCCGGGTCATCGAGAACCTGCGTGGCCAGGGCATCGCCGTCCTCTACGTCAGCCACCGCATGGACGAGCTCTACCGGATCTGCGACCGCGTCACCGTGCTCCGCGACGGCCGCCACATCCACACCGGCGACCTCGCCGACCTCGACCGCATGCAGCTCGTCTCGATGATGCTCGGCCGCGACCTGGCCGAGGTCCGCCGCAACGGCACGACCGGCTTCGCCGCCGAGGGGCACGACGCGGCACGCACCCCCGTACTCACCGCGAACGGGCTCTCCCGCGACCGCCAGCTCCACGACATATCCCTGTCGCTGTACGCCGGTGAAGTACTCGGACTCGGCGGCCTCCTCGGCTCGGGCCGCAGCGAGACGGCGAAGGCCCTGGCCGGCGCCCTGAGCCTGGACGCGGGCGAACTCACCGTCGGCGGCCGCAGGCTGCGCCGGCTCACCTCCGCGGGCGCCATCCGCGCGGGCATCAGTCTGTTGCCCGAGGACCGCAAGGCCGAAGGGATCATCCCCGGTCTCTCCGTGCGCGAGAACATCGTGCTGGCCGCCATGCCCCGCCTGTCCCGGGCCGGTGTGGTCTCCCGCACCAAGCAGGACCGCATCGTCGACATCTTCATGAAGCGACTGCGGATCAAGGCGGCGAGCCCGGAGCAGAAGGTCGGTGAACTCTCCGGCGGCAACCAGCAGAAGGTCCTCCTCGCCCGCTGGCTCTGCCTGGAACCCAAGGTCCTCCTGCTCGACGAGCCGACACGCGGCATCGACGTCGGCGCCAAGGCCGAGGTCCAGAGCCTCATCGACGACCTCGCCGGCGAGGGACTGGCCGTCCTGCTCATCTCCTCCGACATCGAGGAACTCATCGAGGGCGCCGACCGCATCGTCGTCCTGCGCGGCGGATCCGTCGCGGGCGAACTGACGGGCGACGACGTCGGCGAGAGCCAACTGCTCGAAGTGCTCGCCGACCACTCACCTGCGCCCCGCTCCGACGTGGAGTCGGCGCCGGCGCCCACCGGGAAGGCCCCGGCAGCTCAGGAGGACCCGCGATGA
- a CDS encoding RICIN domain-containing protein yields MPLNRRQLMTSALATAAATTATGRWATTATAAENRVAAAHGGHYSPNAAPLHPTAFLKLPPGRITARGWLAGQLRLQLDGLCGHYEEFSHFLDFTATGWVRPELGGWEEVPYWLRGYTDLAIVTGDTKALASVRRWFDAILTTQQPDGFFGPKALRTSLNGGPDFWPFLPLVQALRSWQEYNGDGRIIPFLSRFFRYMNAQGPGAFNTSWIALRWGDGLDSVFWLFNRTGDTFLLDLADKIHANGADWGDNLVNLHNVNIAQGFREPAQYALRSGSSDDTRATYGTYGKVMDRYGQFPGGGFAGDENARPGHRDPRQGFETCGIVEFMASHQLLTRITGDPLWADRCEELAFNSLPASLDPSGRAIHYITSANSVDLDDVPKSGRQFQNGFAMQAYLPGVDQYRCCPHNYGMGWPYFVEELWLATPDGGLAAAMYAACEVTAKVAGGTEVTVTEETGYPFTDTVSLTVRTPKHLRFPLVLRVPAWCSEPEIRVNGRRVGAPAGPAFTRIERTWSDGDKVTLHFPQRTTVRTWADNHGAVSVDRGPLTYSLRIGEEYRRIGGTEQFPEYEVHATGAWNYGLVLDKQQPSASLRHRSTGRSPGDNPFTLEGTPLTMTARARRIPEWTADSEHVVAPLQDSPALSTEPVEEVTLVPMGAARLRITAFPTAEPDAPRWLSDGWFRIRNLHSGKVLGVDNMSTADSAHVVQFSDNGTDDHLWQLVPNGDDWYRIRNRNSGKVLGVDNMSTADSAHVVQFSDNGTDDHLWQLVPNGDDWYRIRNRNSGKVLGVDNMSTADSAHVVQFGDSGTDDHLWQLLAP; encoded by the coding sequence ATGCCCCTGAACCGCAGACAGCTCATGACCAGCGCACTGGCCACCGCGGCCGCCACGACCGCGACCGGCCGCTGGGCCACGACCGCGACCGCCGCCGAGAACCGGGTGGCAGCCGCCCACGGAGGCCACTACTCCCCCAACGCCGCTCCTCTGCATCCGACGGCATTCCTCAAGCTCCCGCCGGGCCGGATCACCGCACGCGGCTGGCTGGCCGGCCAACTCCGGCTCCAGCTCGACGGGTTGTGCGGCCACTACGAGGAGTTCTCGCACTTCCTCGACTTCACCGCCACCGGCTGGGTCCGCCCCGAGCTGGGCGGCTGGGAGGAGGTCCCGTACTGGCTGCGCGGGTACACCGATCTCGCGATCGTCACCGGTGATACCAAGGCCCTGGCATCGGTACGCCGCTGGTTCGACGCGATCCTCACCACGCAGCAGCCCGACGGCTTCTTCGGTCCCAAGGCCCTGCGTACCTCACTGAACGGCGGCCCGGACTTCTGGCCGTTCCTCCCGCTCGTACAGGCGCTGCGCTCGTGGCAGGAGTACAACGGGGACGGCCGCATCATCCCGTTCCTCAGCAGGTTCTTCCGCTATATGAACGCCCAGGGTCCGGGCGCGTTCAACACGAGTTGGATCGCACTTCGTTGGGGCGACGGCCTGGACAGTGTGTTCTGGCTCTTCAACCGCACCGGGGACACCTTCCTGCTCGACCTGGCCGACAAGATCCATGCCAACGGGGCCGACTGGGGCGACAATCTGGTCAACCTGCACAACGTCAACATCGCGCAGGGCTTCCGCGAACCCGCCCAGTACGCGCTACGCAGTGGCTCATCCGACGACACCCGGGCCACGTACGGGACGTACGGCAAGGTCATGGACCGGTACGGGCAGTTCCCCGGCGGCGGCTTCGCCGGCGACGAGAACGCGCGCCCTGGCCACCGCGATCCGCGGCAGGGGTTCGAGACCTGCGGCATCGTGGAGTTCATGGCCAGCCATCAGCTCCTGACCAGGATCACGGGCGACCCGCTCTGGGCCGACCGCTGCGAGGAGCTGGCCTTCAACTCACTGCCCGCGTCGCTGGATCCGTCGGGACGGGCGATCCACTACATCACCAGCGCGAACAGCGTCGATCTGGACGACGTTCCCAAGAGCGGGCGGCAGTTCCAGAACGGCTTCGCCATGCAGGCCTATCTTCCGGGCGTCGACCAGTACCGCTGCTGCCCGCACAACTACGGCATGGGCTGGCCCTACTTCGTCGAGGAGCTCTGGCTCGCCACCCCGGACGGGGGTCTGGCCGCCGCCATGTACGCCGCGTGCGAGGTCACGGCAAAGGTCGCCGGCGGCACGGAGGTCACCGTCACCGAGGAGACCGGCTATCCCTTCACGGACACGGTCTCGCTGACCGTGAGGACGCCGAAGCACCTGCGGTTCCCACTGGTGCTGAGGGTTCCCGCCTGGTGCTCCGAGCCCGAGATCAGGGTCAACGGGCGTCGCGTCGGCGCACCGGCGGGCCCGGCCTTCACCCGGATCGAGCGGACTTGGTCCGACGGGGACAAGGTCACCCTGCACTTCCCCCAGCGCACCACCGTGCGCACCTGGGCGGACAACCACGGCGCGGTGAGCGTCGACCGCGGACCGCTCACGTACTCGCTCCGGATCGGGGAGGAGTACCGGCGCATCGGCGGCACCGAACAGTTCCCGGAGTACGAGGTGCACGCCACCGGCGCCTGGAACTACGGGCTCGTACTGGACAAGCAGCAGCCGTCCGCATCATTGCGGCACCGCTCCACCGGCCGCTCGCCCGGCGACAACCCCTTCACCCTCGAAGGCACGCCGCTGACCATGACCGCACGCGCGCGCCGCATCCCTGAATGGACCGCGGACAGCGAGCATGTCGTGGCACCGCTCCAGGACAGCCCCGCGCTGAGCACCGAGCCGGTGGAGGAGGTCACGCTCGTCCCCATGGGGGCGGCGCGGCTGCGCATCACGGCGTTCCCGACGGCCGAACCCGACGCTCCCCGGTGGCTGTCCGACGGCTGGTTCCGCATCCGCAACCTGCACTCGGGCAAGGTCCTCGGCGTCGACAACATGTCCACCGCCGACAGCGCCCACGTCGTCCAGTTCAGCGACAACGGCACCGACGACCACCTCTGGCAACTCGTCCCCAACGGCGACGACTGGTACCGCATCCGCAACCGCAACTCCGGCAAGGTCCTCGGCGTCGACAACATGTCCACCGCCGACAGCGCCCACGTCGTCCAGTTCAGCGACAACGGCACCGACGACCACCTCTGGCAACTCGTCCCCAACGGCGACGACTGGTACCGCATCCGCAACCGCAACTCCGGCAAGGTCCTCGGCGTCGACAACATGTCCACCGCCGACAGCGCCCACGTCGTCCAATTCGGCGACAGCGGCACCGACGACCACCTCTGGCAACTGCTGGCTCCGTGA
- a CDS encoding DinB family protein, giving the protein MATPPRLIPLLQQFDFARGRLADRMTGPVMDSGNGTDVEVASMTDEEYLWEPVPDCWSVRRRAAGPGPGATVLVGAGDWGRDSAQPPHPTPPPFTTLAWRLSHLSELLALRADHTNGSHTLTRDDYVVAGDAAGAIAAFESAATAWREALLGADDAALDTVGHSTYPHGSDPEDPFIETVWWVNQELLHHGAEIALIRDLFRARRG; this is encoded by the coding sequence ATGGCGACACCACCACGCCTGATCCCTCTGCTGCAGCAGTTCGACTTCGCGCGGGGGCGCCTCGCCGACCGTATGACCGGCCCTGTCATGGACAGCGGCAACGGCACGGACGTCGAGGTCGCGTCGATGACCGACGAGGAGTACCTCTGGGAGCCGGTGCCGGACTGCTGGTCGGTCCGGCGGCGCGCGGCGGGGCCCGGGCCCGGAGCGACCGTTCTCGTCGGCGCGGGTGACTGGGGCCGCGACTCGGCGCAGCCGCCGCACCCCACACCGCCGCCGTTCACCACCCTGGCGTGGCGGCTGAGTCACCTCAGCGAGTTGCTTGCCCTCCGCGCCGACCACACCAACGGCAGCCACACCCTGACGCGGGACGACTACGTGGTCGCCGGGGACGCCGCCGGGGCGATCGCGGCCTTCGAATCCGCCGCCACCGCTTGGCGGGAGGCGCTGCTCGGCGCCGACGACGCGGCGCTCGACACCGTGGGGCACAGCACGTACCCGCATGGCAGCGACCCGGAGGATCCGTTCATCGAAACAGTCTGGTGGGTCAATCAGGAACTGCTGCACCATGGGGCCGAGATCGCCCTGATCCGCGACCTGTTCCGCGCGCGCCGGGGCTGA
- a CDS encoding glycoside hydrolase domain-containing protein, producing MRHPLGVTRTSGPCHSRFDTALHFLDDRRLSSALRVRRPSARRTVAWRLTVEAGAWSWPPAARRYNALGQPWKTQATVRQMLDTVYGTGPGGLPGNDDLGTMSAWYVFSALGLYPQTPGSATMLLGTPLFPDALIGRAHGRDITIGAPDADAGHPYVDAVRVNGRTSDRSWTDASLVTRGGTLAFRLAEAPNYSWGTTTSGLPR from the coding sequence GTGCGACACCCACTCGGGGTCACACGCACGTCCGGACCATGTCACAGCCGGTTCGACACCGCGCTCCATTTTCTTGACGACCGGCGGCTCTCCTCGGCGCTACGGGTTCGCCGCCCCTCGGCACGGCGAACGGTCGCATGGCGGCTCACTGTCGAGGCGGGAGCATGGTCGTGGCCGCCCGCGGCACGCCGTTACAACGCCCTGGGGCAGCCGTGGAAGACGCAGGCGACGGTCCGTCAGATGCTCGACACCGTGTACGGTACGGGCCCCGGCGGCCTGCCCGGCAATGACGATCTGGGGACCATGTCCGCGTGGTACGTCTTTTCGGCGCTCGGGCTGTACCCGCAGACGCCGGGCAGCGCCACGATGCTGCTGGGCACCCCGCTCTTCCCGGACGCGCTGATCGGCCGCGCACACGGCAGGGACATCACGATCGGTGCCCCGGACGCCGATGCCGGCCATCCGTACGTCGACGCGGTCCGGGTCAACGGGCGTACCAGCGACCGGTCCTGGACGGATGCGAGCCTGGTCACCCGTGGCGGCACCCTCGCCTTCCGGTTGGCTGAAGCACCCAACTACAGCTGGGGCACGACAACTTCCGGACTGCCTCGTTAG
- a CDS encoding ABC transporter substrate-binding protein, producing MMIQRRTRTLAAACLLAATATLAASGCSKSETSNNAGGDSSQEAQAAKTPEAASGSGCSLQTYGAPKLDLKNAVVGFSQSEKEANPFRIAETQSIKDEAAKIGVKKLLTTNAQSQLSKQISDIQDMLSQGAQFLIVAPLNSDGLEPALKAAAAKKVPVLTIDRKVNSTACKDYVAFLGSDFVEQGKRAADAMIKTTGGKGKIAILLGASGNNVTTDRTKGFVDQIKAKAPGMEIVAQQTGEFARDKGQQVMEQLIQSKPDITAVYAENDEMGLGAVTALKAAGKKPGKDVKIVSVDGTRNAVQALVNGEYNAVIESNPRFGPLAFATAQKFYGGEEIPENVIISDRAYDESNAKASLGGAY from the coding sequence ATGATGATCCAGCGTCGAACCCGTACCCTCGCCGCGGCCTGCCTGCTCGCCGCCACCGCCACGCTGGCCGCCTCCGGCTGCTCCAAGTCGGAGACCTCGAACAACGCCGGCGGCGACAGCAGCCAGGAAGCCCAGGCCGCCAAGACCCCCGAGGCCGCTTCGGGTTCCGGCTGCTCGCTGCAGACCTATGGCGCGCCGAAGCTGGACCTGAAGAACGCGGTGGTCGGCTTCTCCCAGTCGGAGAAGGAGGCCAACCCGTTCCGTATCGCCGAGACCCAGTCCATCAAGGACGAGGCCGCAAAGATCGGCGTGAAGAAGCTGCTCACCACCAACGCGCAGTCGCAGCTCTCCAAGCAGATCAGCGACATCCAGGACATGCTGTCCCAGGGCGCCCAGTTCCTCATCGTCGCACCGCTGAACTCCGACGGCCTGGAGCCGGCCCTCAAGGCGGCCGCGGCGAAGAAGGTCCCCGTCCTCACCATCGACCGCAAGGTCAACTCCACCGCCTGCAAGGACTACGTGGCCTTCCTCGGCTCCGACTTCGTGGAGCAGGGCAAGCGCGCCGCGGACGCGATGATCAAGACGACCGGCGGCAAGGGCAAGATCGCCATCCTCCTCGGAGCATCCGGCAACAACGTCACCACCGACCGCACCAAGGGCTTCGTCGACCAGATCAAGGCGAAGGCGCCCGGCATGGAGATCGTCGCCCAGCAGACCGGTGAGTTCGCCCGAGACAAGGGGCAGCAGGTCATGGAGCAGCTCATCCAGTCCAAGCCCGACATCACCGCCGTCTATGCGGAGAACGACGAGATGGGGCTCGGTGCCGTCACGGCACTGAAGGCCGCCGGGAAGAAGCCCGGCAAGGACGTCAAGATCGTCTCCGTCGACGGCACCCGCAACGCCGTTCAGGCACTGGTCAACGGCGAGTACAACGCCGTCATCGAGTCGAACCCGCGCTTCGGCCCGCTGGCCTTCGCCACCGCCCAGAAGTTCTACGGCGGCGAGGAGATCCCGGAGAACGTGATCATCTCCGACCGCGCGTACGACGAGAGCAACGCCAAGGCCTCGCTCGGCGGCGCGTACTGA